A section of the Castanea sativa cultivar Marrone di Chiusa Pesio chromosome 12, ASM4071231v1 genome encodes:
- the LOC142620979 gene encoding uncharacterized protein LOC142620979 isoform X1, producing the protein MVGEYVIVRRCSQCGLSGHNFSTCSKKNNNNTTTIASGNYNNNNTSISIGNYNNNNVSVATGNTNNAGRIKIFGVYFQSGDDHDLKKSVSIENRSSKNIENEIEIDAERKKGKRWTEQEHRLFLTGLKELRKGDWRGISQRFVKTRSPSQVASHAQKYFLRQAAIDKKKTSVFDLSLNEAELAPKNSPVSNTVKNVVEKAMDTASAYQYNVNRFPPVCMDVRPHAQIPFTLFGVPITAEFLQ; encoded by the exons ATGGTGGGGGAATATGTGATTGTAAGAAGGTGCTCGCAGTGTGGGCTCAGCGGCCACAACTTTTCAACGTGTAGTaagaaaaacaataacaatactACTACTATTGCCTCTGGCAattacaacaataacaatactAGTATTTCGATTGGCAATTATAATAACAACAATGTTAGTGTTGCCACTGGCAATACTAACAATGCTGGCCGCATCAAGATTTTCGGTGTGTATTTCCAAAGCGGAGATGATCATGATTTGAAGAAGAGCGTTAGCATTGAAAATCGGAGTTCCAAAAACATTGAGAACGAAATTGAAATTGATGCTGAGAGAAAGAAGG ggAAGCGATGGACTGAGCAAGAGCACAGACTATTTCTAACTGGTCTGAAGGAGCTTAGGAAAGGTGATTGGAGAGGAATTTCACAGAGATTTGTGAAGACCAGGTCCCCATCCCAAGTTGCTAGTCATGCACAGAAATATTTTCTGCGACAGGCTGCCATTGATAAGAAGAAAACTAGTGTATTTGACCTATCTCTGAATGAAGCT GAACTAGCTCCAAAGAATTCCCCGGTTTCAAATACagtgaaaaatgttgttgaaaAAGCAATGGAT ACTGCTTCAGCATATCAGTATAATGTGAATCGATTCCCACCTGTTTGCATGGATGTTCGACCACACGCTCAAATTCCATTCACTTTATTTGGTGTTCCAATTACTGCCGAATTCCTTCAATG A
- the LOC142620979 gene encoding uncharacterized protein LOC142620979 isoform X2: protein MVGEYVIVRRCSQCGLSGHNFSTCSKKNNNNTTTIASGNYNNNNTSISIGNYNNNNVSVATGNTNNAGRIKIFGVYFQSGDDHDLKKSVSIENRSSKNIENEIEIDAERKKGKRWTEQEHRLFLTGLKELRKGDWRGISQRFVKTRSPSQVASHAQKYFLRQAAIDKKKTSVFDLSLNEAELAPKNSPVSNTVKNVVEKAMDVSLSIPKFIQI, encoded by the exons ATGGTGGGGGAATATGTGATTGTAAGAAGGTGCTCGCAGTGTGGGCTCAGCGGCCACAACTTTTCAACGTGTAGTaagaaaaacaataacaatactACTACTATTGCCTCTGGCAattacaacaataacaatactAGTATTTCGATTGGCAATTATAATAACAACAATGTTAGTGTTGCCACTGGCAATACTAACAATGCTGGCCGCATCAAGATTTTCGGTGTGTATTTCCAAAGCGGAGATGATCATGATTTGAAGAAGAGCGTTAGCATTGAAAATCGGAGTTCCAAAAACATTGAGAACGAAATTGAAATTGATGCTGAGAGAAAGAAGG ggAAGCGATGGACTGAGCAAGAGCACAGACTATTTCTAACTGGTCTGAAGGAGCTTAGGAAAGGTGATTGGAGAGGAATTTCACAGAGATTTGTGAAGACCAGGTCCCCATCCCAAGTTGCTAGTCATGCACAGAAATATTTTCTGCGACAGGCTGCCATTGATAAGAAGAAAACTAGTGTATTTGACCTATCTCTGAATGAAGCT GAACTAGCTCCAAAGAATTCCCCGGTTTCAAATACagtgaaaaatgttgttgaaaAAGCAATGGATGTAAGTCTATCCATCCCCAAGTTTATTCAAATATAG